A single region of the Pararhodospirillum photometricum DSM 122 genome encodes:
- the leuS gene encoding leucine--tRNA ligase: protein MASEDRSSFKETEAYWQSAWAEAGCFRATVDPERPKYYVLEMFPYPSGRIHMGHVRNYTLGDVVARFKRAQGFNVLHPMGWDAFGLPAENAAIQRGVHPGEWTRRNIEVMREQFRPMGLSIDWEREISTCEPGYYKHEQKMFLDFVKAGLAYRKESWVNWDPVEHTVLANEQVIDGKGWRSGAPVERRKLSQWFLRITAYAQELLDAITTLDRWPEKVRLMQTNWIGRSEGARVRFALVGREDGIEVFTTRPDTLFGASFCAVSANHPLAIELAAATPALADFLAECARMGTSEADIETAEKKGFDTGLRVRHPFLDDVTLPVYVANFVLMDYGTGAIFGCPAHDQRDMDFARKYGLAVTTVVAPRDADPEAFAAEQDASLTAFSGDGVAIRSGFLNGLGVAEAKAAAIRRIEEMGQGEGVVQFRLRDWGVSRQRYWGCPIPMIHCESCGIVPVPEDQLPVLLPDDVTFDKPGNPLDHHPTWKHVDCPVCGRPARRETDTFDTFFESSWYFARFCSPHSDTVAFDRAAVDYWLPVDQYVGGVEHAVLHLLYSRFFTRALRECGYLGLSEPFAGLFTQGMICHETYRAADGTWLSPEDVTRTADGLVVRASDTAPVTVGRSEKMSKSKLNTVDPTVILDSHGADAARLFMLSDCPPERDMDWSSAGIDGASRYLARLVRLASQPPLDPGPVGADLPATLGPAAEALRRQTHRTMAGVTDDLEKFRFNNAVARVRELTNAVAALDPAAEGAGPVYRFALETVLRLAAPMIPHVCEALWRTLGHATMLAETPWPVWSEAFLVDDVVKVAVQVNGKMRGTVELPLDASQEVAEAAARALPTVVVQIADKPVRKVILVPNRIVNIIV, encoded by the coding sequence ATGGCGTCCGAGGACCGCTCCTCCTTTAAGGAAACCGAAGCCTATTGGCAGAGTGCCTGGGCCGAGGCCGGCTGTTTCAGGGCCACCGTGGACCCTGAGCGTCCCAAGTACTATGTGCTGGAGATGTTCCCCTATCCCTCCGGGCGCATCCACATGGGGCACGTGCGCAACTACACGCTGGGCGACGTGGTGGCGCGCTTCAAGCGGGCGCAGGGGTTTAACGTGCTCCATCCCATGGGGTGGGATGCCTTTGGCCTGCCGGCCGAGAACGCGGCCATCCAGCGCGGTGTGCATCCGGGCGAGTGGACCCGGCGCAACATCGAGGTGATGCGCGAACAGTTCCGGCCGATGGGCCTGTCCATCGACTGGGAGCGCGAGATCAGCACCTGCGAGCCCGGCTATTACAAGCACGAACAGAAGATGTTCTTGGACTTCGTGAAGGCGGGCCTCGCCTATCGCAAGGAGTCCTGGGTCAACTGGGACCCGGTGGAACACACGGTTCTGGCCAACGAGCAGGTGATTGACGGCAAGGGCTGGCGCTCGGGGGCTCCGGTGGAGCGGCGCAAGCTTTCCCAATGGTTCTTGCGCATCACCGCCTATGCCCAGGAGCTGCTCGACGCCATCACCACGTTGGACCGCTGGCCCGAAAAAGTCCGGTTGATGCAAACCAACTGGATCGGCCGCTCGGAAGGGGCGCGGGTGCGCTTTGCCCTGGTGGGGCGCGAGGACGGGATCGAGGTGTTTACCACCCGGCCCGATACCTTGTTTGGGGCGTCGTTCTGCGCTGTGTCGGCCAACCATCCGCTGGCGATCGAGCTGGCGGCGGCGACCCCGGCTTTAGCCGACTTCTTGGCCGAGTGTGCCCGCATGGGCACCAGCGAGGCCGACATTGAAACGGCGGAGAAGAAGGGCTTCGATACCGGTCTGCGGGTGCGTCATCCGTTCTTGGACGACGTGACCTTGCCGGTGTACGTCGCTAATTTCGTGCTGATGGACTACGGCACCGGGGCGATTTTTGGCTGCCCGGCCCACGACCAGCGCGACATGGACTTTGCCCGCAAGTATGGCTTGGCGGTGACCACCGTGGTGGCGCCGCGCGATGCCGACCCCGAGGCCTTTGCCGCCGAGCAAGACGCCAGCCTGACCGCGTTTAGCGGCGATGGCGTGGCGATCCGCTCGGGCTTCCTCAATGGCCTGGGCGTGGCCGAGGCCAAGGCGGCGGCGATCCGGCGTATCGAGGAGATGGGCCAGGGCGAGGGCGTGGTGCAGTTCCGCCTGCGCGACTGGGGCGTGTCGCGCCAGCGCTACTGGGGCTGCCCCATCCCGATGATCCACTGCGAGAGCTGCGGCATTGTGCCGGTGCCGGAAGATCAGTTGCCGGTGCTGCTGCCCGACGATGTCACCTTCGACAAGCCGGGCAACCCGCTCGACCATCACCCGACCTGGAAGCATGTGGACTGCCCGGTGTGCGGCCGCCCGGCCCGGCGCGAGACCGACACCTTCGACACGTTCTTTGAAAGCTCGTGGTATTTCGCCCGCTTCTGCTCGCCCCACAGCGACACCGTGGCCTTCGACCGGGCGGCGGTCGATTACTGGCTGCCGGTGGACCAGTACGTGGGCGGCGTTGAGCATGCGGTGCTGCACCTGTTGTACTCGCGCTTTTTCACGCGCGCCTTGCGGGAGTGCGGGTATCTGGGATTGTCCGAGCCGTTTGCCGGCTTGTTCACCCAGGGCATGATCTGCCACGAGACCTACCGCGCGGCCGATGGCACGTGGCTGTCGCCCGAGGACGTGACCCGCACCGCCGATGGCTTGGTGGTCCGGGCCAGCGACACCGCCCCGGTGACGGTGGGCCGCTCGGAAAAGATGTCGAAGTCCAAGCTCAACACCGTGGACCCGACCGTCATTTTGGATAGCCACGGGGCCGATGCCGCCCGCCTGTTCATGCTCTCGGACTGCCCGCCCGAGCGCGATATGGACTGGTCGTCGGCCGGTATTGACGGGGCCTCGCGCTATCTGGCGCGCTTGGTCCGTCTGGCCAGCCAGCCGCCGTTGGATCCGGGGCCGGTCGGGGCCGACCTGCCGGCCACCCTGGGCCCGGCGGCCGAGGCCCTGCGCCGTCAGACCCACCGGACCATGGCCGGGGTGACCGACGACCTGGAGAAGTTCCGCTTTAACAACGCGGTGGCGCGGGTGCGCGAGCTGACCAACGCCGTGGCGGCCCTTGATCCGGCTGCCGAGGGGGCCGGGCCAGTCTACCGCTTTGCCCTGGAGACCGTGCTGCGTTTGGCGGCGCCCATGATCCCGCACGTGTGCGAGGCGCTGTGGCGGACCTTGGGGCATGCCACCATGCTGGCCGAGACCCCGTGGCCCGTGTGGTCCGAGGCCTTCTTGGTGGACGACGTGGTCAAGGTGGCGGTGCAGGTCAACGGCAAGATGCGTGGCACCGTTGAGTTGCCGCTGGACGCCTCGCAGGAGGTGGCCGAGGCGGCGGCCCGGGCTCTGCCCACGGTGGTTGTCCAGATTGCCGACAAGCCGGTGCGCAAGGTCATCTTGGTGCCCAACCGCATTGTCAACATCATCGTCTGA
- a CDS encoding DUF3576 domain-containing protein, with product MLALVACENSKAVYPERDPSTGQRVMVDPANPPERSTIFGPGGLNLFGGKEGKEDTGSTGVGVNSFLWRASLDTIAFMPLTSADPFGGVILSDWYSPPETTTERFKANVYILAKGLRADGVKVSVFRQQRDPRGNWVDAAVSPSVATDLENAILTRARQLRLSVLEK from the coding sequence ATGCTGGCCCTTGTGGCTTGCGAGAACTCCAAGGCGGTTTACCCCGAGCGCGATCCCTCGACGGGCCAGCGCGTGATGGTGGACCCTGCCAATCCGCCGGAACGCAGCACGATTTTCGGGCCCGGCGGGCTCAATCTGTTTGGCGGCAAGGAGGGCAAGGAAGACACCGGGTCCACTGGGGTCGGCGTCAACAGCTTTTTGTGGCGGGCCTCGCTCGACACCATCGCCTTCATGCCCCTGACCTCGGCCGATCCGTTTGGCGGGGTCATTCTCTCGGACTGGTATTCCCCGCCCGAGACGACCACCGAGCGCTTCAAGGCCAACGTGTATATCCTGGCCAAGGGCCTGCGCGCCGACGGCGTGAAAGTCTCGGTGTTTCGCCAGCAGCGTGACCCGCGAGGCAACTGGGTTGACGCGGCGGTGAGCCCCAGCGTGGCCACCGATCTGGAGAATGCCATCCTCACCCGGGCGCGTCAGTTGCGCCTTTCGGTGCTGGAGAAATAA
- a CDS encoding thiamine phosphate synthase, producing MTASLSCRAERVHRRAGRPKAPAAVLVTDERRLPDPRPVLPALPRGARVVLRAYGDPTRAGAVVAAARRRRIGVILALAAPRLPPLPRDLAGIHLPQGRACRGLMAGVLLWRRAAAGRSLSMAAHDGRALARARALRLTFVLLSPVFPTRSHPGAPALGPLRATLLARTSQVPVLALGGITPTTAARLPPRPWSGLAALESWTKNRGVRGGPASPPSLPLPFPLPLPPEENMEKLDSPG from the coding sequence ATGACGGCAAGTCTCTCGTGCCGGGCCGAGCGCGTGCATCGGCGGGCGGGGCGGCCGAAGGCGCCGGCGGCGGTGCTGGTCACCGACGAGCGACGCCTGCCCGACCCCCGGCCGGTGCTGCCGGCCCTGCCCCGAGGGGCGCGGGTGGTGCTGCGGGCCTATGGCGATCCGACGCGCGCCGGGGCGGTGGTGGCGGCGGCGAGGCGGCGGCGCATTGGCGTGATACTCGCCCTGGCAGCGCCCCGCCTGCCCCCCCTGCCCCGGGATCTGGCGGGGATCCACCTGCCGCAGGGCCGGGCTTGCCGGGGCCTGATGGCCGGGGTTTTGCTGTGGCGGCGCGCGGCGGCGGGGCGCTCGCTGTCGATGGCGGCCCATGATGGGCGAGCCCTGGCCCGGGCGCGGGCGCTGCGCCTGACGTTTGTGCTGCTCTCCCCGGTCTTTCCCACCCGCAGCCACCCCGGAGCCCCGGCCTTAGGCCCCCTGCGGGCCACCTTGCTGGCACGAACCAGCCAAGTTCCCGTCCTGGCCCTGGGCGGCATCACCCCGACCACGGCCGCCCGCCTCCCCCCCCGCCCCTGGTCAGGCCTCGCCGCCCTAGAAAGCTGGACAAAAAACCGAGGGGTCCGGGGAGGCCCCGCCTCCCCGCCTTCCCTTCCCCTTCCTTTTCCCCTTCCCCTCCCCCCTGAGGAGAATATGGAAAAACTTGACAGCCCCGGCTAG
- a CDS encoding YggS family pyridoxal phosphate-dependent enzyme codes for MTDPSLSSPFDVPAALAAARATLAHTCADAGRNPADVTLVAVSKTHPAEAILPALTAGQRVFGENRVQEAQGKWPALREQFPDITLRLIGPLQTNKVREAVALFDAIDSVDRPKLAQALAEEMARQNKKIPVLIQVNTGEEPQKAGVFPREADAFVRQCREDWGLDVQGLMGIPPVDEEPAPHFALLREIARRHALPILSMGMSADYPTALTFGATHIRLGSALFGSRTP; via the coding sequence ATGACCGACCCCTCCTTGTCATCGCCTTTCGACGTGCCGGCCGCGCTCGCCGCCGCCCGCGCCACCCTGGCCCACACCTGTGCCGATGCCGGCCGCAATCCCGCCGACGTCACCTTGGTGGCCGTCAGCAAGACCCATCCCGCCGAGGCGATCCTCCCCGCCCTCACCGCCGGCCAGCGCGTGTTCGGCGAAAACCGGGTTCAGGAAGCCCAGGGCAAATGGCCCGCCCTGCGCGAGCAGTTTCCCGACATCACACTGCGGCTCATCGGCCCCTTGCAGACCAACAAGGTTCGCGAGGCCGTCGCCCTGTTCGATGCCATCGACAGCGTAGACCGCCCCAAGCTCGCCCAAGCCCTGGCCGAGGAAATGGCCCGCCAGAACAAAAAAATCCCGGTGCTGATCCAGGTCAATACCGGCGAAGAACCGCAAAAAGCCGGCGTTTTCCCCCGCGAGGCCGACGCCTTCGTGCGCCAATGTCGGGAAGACTGGGGCCTCGACGTTCAGGGGCTCATGGGCATCCCCCCCGTCGACGAAGAACCGGCCCCCCATTTCGCTCTTCTGCGCGAAATCGCCCGCCGCCACGCCCTGCCCATCCTCAGCATGGGCATGAGCGCCGACTACCCCACCGCCCTCACCTTCGGCGCCACCCACATCCGCCTGGGCTCCGCCCTGTTCGGGTCCAGGACTCCGTAA
- a CDS encoding PIN domain-containing protein has product MVVMDSNILLFFFVSKTGVPRDPVSHAEIDRPWERICYLIQELEKEKTKIVIPTPVLSEVLIRAKQASPEYISRIQKSSIFIIQPFDVIAAIELAEMTRRALDIGDKKSGSNETWAKIKYDRQIIAISKVVRAHTIYSDDKNLAYFAKKENIKVVGLADCPLPPQLSLFPNMKQ; this is encoded by the coding sequence ATGGTTGTTATGGATTCTAATATCCTTCTATTTTTTTTCGTCTCAAAAACTGGGGTACCACGAGATCCCGTCTCCCATGCTGAGATTGATCGTCCTTGGGAGCGAATCTGTTATCTGATACAAGAGCTTGAGAAAGAGAAAACCAAAATTGTCATTCCAACGCCCGTTTTAAGTGAGGTCCTGATTCGGGCGAAACAGGCAAGCCCAGAGTATATTTCAAGAATTCAAAAATCTTCTATATTTATTATTCAGCCATTTGATGTGATTGCAGCGATTGAATTAGCTGAGATGACAAGAAGAGCGTTAGATATTGGAGATAAAAAATCAGGAAGCAACGAAACTTGGGCCAAAATTAAATATGATAGGCAGATTATTGCTATATCCAAAGTTGTTCGGGCTCATACAATTTATAGTGACGACAAAAACTTAGCGTATTTTGCAAAAAAAGAAAATATAAAAGTTGTGGGTTTGGCAGACTGCCCTCTTCCTCCACAGTTATCCCTGTTTCCAAATATGAAACAATAG
- a CDS encoding IS5 family transposase: MAVQIGFWDVERRLAELSAEGDPLETLSKTVDFELFRPVLERAVRRRSAPSKGGRPGFDAVLKFKMLVLQSLHGLALGRTTYLVRDRLSWMRFCGLGPGDAVPDANTLWDFREALITAGAFDDLFQRLDRAISEAGYLPMSGQIVDATLVSAPRQRNTETEKQTIKEGKVPEDWRDKPAKLRQKDRDARWTVKFSKGKVREDGTPQGDIAIPHFGYKNHVSIDRKHGIIRRALVTDAAAADGARLREGLIDPANTASDVWADSAYRSEANEAFLAEAGKVSRIHRKKPKGKPMPRATARANAVKSRIRSRVEHVFAEMKGRMGLVIRTIGLARARATITLANMAYNMKRWSWLDRQAERA, encoded by the coding sequence ATGGCGGTTCAGATTGGGTTCTGGGATGTCGAGCGTCGTCTGGCGGAACTTTCGGCGGAGGGCGATCCGCTGGAGACGCTGTCGAAGACGGTGGATTTCGAACTGTTCCGGCCGGTTCTGGAGCGTGCGGTCCGGCGACGGAGTGCGCCCTCGAAGGGCGGTCGGCCCGGCTTCGACGCGGTTTTGAAATTCAAGATGCTGGTTTTGCAGTCGCTGCACGGTCTGGCGCTGGGTCGGACGACGTACCTGGTGCGCGACCGGCTGAGTTGGATGCGGTTCTGCGGCCTGGGGCCGGGCGATGCGGTGCCGGATGCCAACACTCTTTGGGATTTCCGCGAAGCGCTGATCACGGCCGGTGCGTTTGACGATCTGTTCCAGCGGCTCGACCGGGCGATCAGCGAGGCGGGCTATCTGCCGATGTCGGGGCAGATCGTCGACGCGACGCTGGTGTCGGCGCCGCGCCAACGCAATACCGAGACCGAGAAACAGACGATTAAGGAGGGCAAGGTTCCCGAGGACTGGCGAGACAAGCCGGCCAAGCTGCGGCAGAAGGATCGCGATGCCCGCTGGACGGTGAAGTTTTCCAAAGGAAAGGTCAGAGAGGACGGCACGCCCCAGGGCGACATCGCCATTCCCCATTTCGGCTACAAGAACCACGTCTCGATCGACCGCAAGCACGGGATCATCCGCCGTGCGCTCGTCACCGACGCGGCCGCCGCCGATGGCGCCCGGCTGCGCGAGGGGCTGATCGATCCGGCCAATACCGCCTCCGACGTGTGGGCCGACAGCGCTTACCGCTCCGAGGCCAACGAGGCGTTCCTTGCCGAAGCCGGCAAGGTCAGCCGCATCCACCGCAAGAAGCCCAAGGGCAAACCGATGCCTCGGGCGACCGCCAGAGCCAACGCGGTGAAATCCAGGATCCGTTCCCGGGTCGAGCATGTCTTCGCCGAGATGAAGGGCCGGATGGGCCTGGTCATCCGCACCATCGGCCTCGCCCGCGCCAGGGCAACGATCACGCTCGCCAATATGGCCTACAACATGAAGCGCTGGTCCTGGCTCGACCGTCAGGCTGAACGCGCCTGA
- a CDS encoding acetyl-CoA carboxylase biotin carboxylase subunit, whose amino-acid sequence MFEKILIANRGEIACRVIKTARRMGIKTVAVFSDADRDALHVDMADERVHIGPSASAQSYLVIDRLVQACRDTGAQAVHPGYGFLSENKAFQAALAAAGIAFIGPDARAIEAMGDKIESKKLAAAAGVSTVPGHMGIIANAEEAVAIARSIGYPVMIKASAGGGGKGMRIARSDEEAREGFLSAANEARSSFADDRVFVEKYVEQPRHIEIQVLADGETFLYVGERECSIQRRHQKVIEEAPSPFITPEVRKAMGEQAVALARAVDYKSAGTVEFIVDANRNFYFLEMNTRLQVEHPVTEMVTGLDLVEWMIRIAAGEKLTLRQDDIKLNGWAMECRIYAEDPFRNFLPSTGRLVRYIPPLEVEGQVRVDTGVQEGGEISMFYDPMVAKLITYGKDRLEATQRMRQALDGFYIRGISHNIPFLASLLSRDRFVEGRLTTNFIAEEYANGFHAADLPPDDPTVLVTVAAAVHRMSTERNAKISGQMVGHGKKVRDEWVVRLGDTNHPVKVRPITGGHEVEWDGKIHTLIHQWTFGQPLFRAKLDDRAIVVQIERRGVSYHLAQGGSQETALVLTGEAAQYASLMLHKVPPDLSRYLLSPMPGLLVSLAVEEGSEIKAGETLAVVEAMKMENILKAERDGIVARIHARPGDSLAVDQKILEFEV is encoded by the coding sequence ATGTTTGAGAAGATCCTGATCGCCAATCGCGGCGAAATTGCCTGTCGCGTTATCAAAACCGCCCGCCGGATGGGCATCAAGACCGTGGCCGTGTTCTCGGACGCCGACCGCGATGCCTTGCACGTGGATATGGCCGACGAGCGCGTCCATATCGGCCCGTCGGCCTCGGCCCAGAGCTATCTGGTCATCGACCGCTTGGTTCAGGCCTGCCGCGACACCGGCGCCCAGGCCGTCCATCCGGGCTACGGCTTCCTGTCGGAAAACAAGGCGTTCCAAGCGGCGCTCGCCGCCGCCGGCATCGCCTTCATCGGACCGGACGCGCGGGCCATCGAGGCCATGGGCGACAAGATCGAGTCCAAGAAGCTGGCGGCCGCCGCCGGGGTCAGCACCGTCCCCGGCCACATGGGCATCATCGCCAACGCCGAGGAAGCGGTCGCCATCGCCCGCTCCATCGGCTACCCGGTGATGATCAAGGCCTCGGCCGGCGGCGGCGGCAAGGGCATGCGTATCGCCCGCTCCGATGAGGAGGCCCGCGAAGGCTTCCTCTCGGCCGCCAACGAAGCCCGCTCCAGCTTCGCCGACGACCGCGTCTTTGTTGAAAAGTACGTCGAGCAGCCGCGCCACATCGAAATCCAGGTGCTGGCCGACGGCGAGACCTTCTTGTATGTCGGCGAGCGCGAGTGCTCGATCCAGCGGCGCCACCAAAAGGTCATCGAAGAGGCCCCCTCGCCCTTCATCACCCCCGAGGTCCGCAAGGCCATGGGCGAGCAGGCCGTCGCCCTGGCCCGCGCCGTGGACTACAAGTCGGCCGGCACCGTCGAGTTCATCGTCGATGCCAACCGCAACTTCTACTTCCTGGAAATGAACACCCGTCTCCAGGTGGAACACCCGGTCACCGAAATGGTCACCGGCCTCGACCTCGTCGAGTGGATGATCCGCATTGCCGCCGGCGAAAAGCTGACCTTGCGGCAAGACGACATCAAGCTCAACGGCTGGGCCATGGAATGCCGGATCTACGCCGAAGATCCGTTCCGCAACTTCCTGCCCTCCACCGGTCGTCTGGTGCGCTACATCCCGCCCCTGGAAGTCGAAGGGCAGGTTCGCGTCGATACCGGCGTTCAGGAAGGCGGCGAGATCAGCATGTTCTACGACCCGATGGTCGCCAAGCTGATCACCTACGGCAAGGATCGTCTGGAAGCCACCCAGCGTATGCGCCAAGCCCTGGATGGGTTCTACATCCGCGGCATCTCGCACAACATCCCCTTCCTCGCCTCGCTGCTGTCGCGCGACCGCTTCGTTGAAGGACGGCTGACCACCAACTTCATCGCCGAGGAATACGCCAACGGCTTCCATGCCGCCGACCTGCCGCCCGACGATCCCACCGTCCTGGTCACCGTCGCCGCCGCCGTCCACCGCATGAGCACCGAGCGGAATGCCAAGATCAGCGGCCAAATGGTCGGTCACGGCAAGAAGGTGCGCGACGAGTGGGTGGTGCGTCTTGGCGACACCAACCACCCCGTCAAGGTTCGCCCGATCACCGGCGGCCACGAGGTGGAATGGGACGGCAAGATCCATACCCTGATCCACCAGTGGACCTTCGGCCAGCCCCTGTTCCGCGCCAAGCTCGATGACCGCGCCATCGTGGTTCAGATCGAGCGTCGGGGCGTGTCCTACCACTTGGCCCAAGGCGGCAGCCAGGAAACCGCCCTGGTGTTGACCGGCGAAGCTGCTCAGTACGCCTCCTTGATGCTGCATAAGGTCCCGCCCGACCTCTCGCGCTACCTGCTCTCGCCGATGCCCGGCCTCCTGGTGTCGCTCGCCGTCGAGGAAGGCTCGGAAATCAAGGCCGGCGAGACCCTCGCCGTCGTCGAAGCCATGAAGATGGAAAACATCCTCAAAGCCGAACGCGACGGCATCGTCGCCCGCATCCACGCCCGCCCCGGCGATAGCCTCGCCGTGGATCAGAAGATTCTTGAGTTTGAAGTGTAA
- a CDS encoding acyl-CoA carboxylase subunit beta: MHDIIRQLDAKRTAARLGGGPRRIEAQHAKGKLTARERIDLLLDPGSFEEWDTFVEHRCNEFGMDKNRVPGDGVVVGHGTVNGRLVFLFSQDFTVLGGSLSETHAAKICKIMDKAMAVGAPVIGLNDSGGARIQEGVDSLAGYAEVFQRNVMASGVIPQISMIMGPCAGGAVYSPAMTDFIFMVEDSSYMFVTGPDVVKTVTHEQVTAEELGGAITHTSKSGVADLAFENDVHALLQLRRFIDFLPASNKEKPPVRPTNDPWDRLDYSLDSLIPNNPNKPYDMKELLEKVVDEGDFFEVAPNYAGNLITGFGRMEGSTVGFVANQPMVLAGCLDIDSARKGARFVRFCDAFNIPIVTFVDVPGFLPGTAQEYGGIIKHGAKLLYAYAEATVPKVTVITRKAYGGAYDVMSSKHLRGDVNYAWPSAEIAVMGPKGAVEIIFRQDMGDAEKIAQRTEEYRQLFANPFVAGSRGFIDEVIMPYGTRKRICRSLAMLRNKDIQNPWRKHGNIPL, translated from the coding sequence ATGCACGACATCATTCGTCAGCTCGATGCCAAGCGCACGGCCGCGCGCCTGGGTGGAGGTCCGCGCCGGATCGAGGCGCAGCACGCCAAGGGCAAGTTGACCGCCCGCGAACGCATCGACCTGTTGCTTGACCCCGGCTCCTTCGAGGAGTGGGATACCTTCGTTGAACACCGCTGTAACGAATTCGGCATGGACAAAAACCGGGTTCCCGGCGACGGCGTGGTCGTGGGCCACGGCACCGTCAATGGTCGCTTGGTGTTTTTGTTTAGCCAGGACTTCACCGTTCTGGGCGGTTCCTTGTCCGAGACCCACGCCGCCAAGATCTGCAAGATCATGGACAAGGCGATGGCGGTCGGCGCCCCCGTGATCGGGCTCAACGATTCTGGCGGCGCGCGCATTCAAGAAGGCGTGGACAGCCTCGCCGGCTATGCCGAGGTGTTCCAGCGCAACGTGATGGCCTCGGGCGTGATCCCGCAGATCTCCATGATCATGGGCCCGTGCGCCGGCGGCGCGGTGTATTCGCCGGCCATGACCGACTTTATTTTCATGGTCGAGGACAGCTCTTACATGTTCGTCACCGGGCCCGATGTGGTCAAAACGGTGACCCACGAGCAGGTAACGGCCGAGGAACTGGGCGGCGCCATCACCCATACCTCGAAGTCCGGCGTGGCCGACCTCGCCTTTGAAAATGATGTCCACGCCCTGTTGCAACTGCGGCGCTTCATCGACTTCCTGCCGGCCTCCAACAAGGAGAAGCCGCCGGTGCGTCCCACCAACGATCCCTGGGACCGCCTGGACTACTCGCTGGACTCCCTCATCCCCAATAACCCGAACAAGCCCTACGACATGAAGGAGCTGCTCGAGAAGGTGGTGGACGAGGGCGACTTCTTCGAGGTCGCGCCCAACTACGCCGGCAACCTGATCACCGGCTTTGGCCGCATGGAAGGTTCGACGGTCGGCTTCGTCGCCAACCAGCCGATGGTTCTGGCCGGCTGTCTCGACATCGACAGCGCCCGCAAAGGGGCGCGTTTCGTGCGCTTCTGCGACGCCTTCAATATTCCCATCGTGACCTTCGTCGATGTCCCGGGCTTCCTGCCGGGTACGGCGCAGGAATACGGCGGCATCATCAAGCACGGCGCCAAGCTGCTCTACGCCTACGCCGAGGCGACGGTGCCCAAGGTCACGGTCATCACCCGCAAGGCCTACGGCGGCGCCTACGACGTGATGAGCTCCAAGCACCTGCGCGGCGACGTCAACTACGCGTGGCCGTCGGCCGAAATCGCGGTGATGGGCCCCAAGGGCGCGGTGGAAATCATCTTCCGCCAGGACATGGGCGATGCCGAAAAGATCGCGCAGCGCACCGAGGAGTACCGCCAACTGTTCGCCAACCCGTTCGTGGCCGGCTCGCGCGGCTTCATCGACGAGGTGATCATGCCCTACGGCACGCGCAAGCGTATTTGCCGGTCGCTGGCCATGCTGCGTAACAAGGATATCCAGAACCCCTGGCGCAAGCACGGCAACATCCCCCTCTAA